The following proteins are co-located in the Rhea pennata isolate bPtePen1 chromosome 2, bPtePen1.pri, whole genome shotgun sequence genome:
- the YWHAZ gene encoding 14-3-3 protein zeta/delta — protein MDKNELVQKAKLAEQAERYDDMASCMKSVTEQGAELSNEERNLLSVAYKNVVGARRSSWRVVSSIEQKTEGAEKKQQMAREYREKIETELRDICNDVLSLLEKFLIPNASQAESKVFYLKMKGDYYRYLAEVAAGDDKKGIVEQSQQAYQEAFEISKKEMQPTHPIRLGLALNFSVFYYEILNSPEKACSLAKTAFDEAIAELDTLSEESYKDSTLIMQLLRDNLTLWTSDTQGDEAEAGEGGEN, from the exons ATGGATAAAAATGAGCTGGTGCAGAAGGCCAAACTGGCTGAGCAGGCTGAAAGATATGATGACATGGCAAGTTGCATGAAGTCTGTGACTGAGCAAGGAGCTGAGTTGTCCAACGAAGAGAGGAATCTTCTCTCTGTTGCTTATAAAAATGTTGTAGGAGCCCGTAGGTCATCTTGGAGGGTCGTCTCAAGTATTGAACAAAAGACGGAAGGCgctgagaaaaaacagcagatggCTCGAgaatacagagagaaaattgaGACTGAGCTAAGAGACATCTGCAATGATGTGCTG tCTCTGTTGGAAAAGTTCTTGATCCCTAATGCTTCGCAAGCAGAAAGTAAagttttctatttgaaaatgaaaggagacTACTACCGTTATTTGGCTGAGGTTGCTGCTGGAGATGACAAGAAAG GGATAGTGGAGCAATCACAACAGGCGTATCAAGAAGCTTTTGAAATCAGTAAAAAGGAGATGCAGCCAACACATCCTATCAGATTAGGTCTGGCTCTAAACTTCTCCGTGTTTTATTATGAGATTCTCAACTCCCCGGAGAAAGCCTGTTCTCTTGCAAAAACG GCTTTTGATGAAGCAATTGCTGAGCTTGATACATTAAGTGAAGAGTCATACAAAGACAGCACACTAATAATGCAGTTACTGAGAGACAACTTGACA TTGTGGACGTCGGATACCCAAGGAGATGAAGctgaagcaggagaaggaggggaGAATTAA